The nucleotide sequence CGGGCTTACTCAATTTTGATTAAGAACAGTACTTAAAAAAAAGGGGGGACAGCCCCAATAGAATTAGGTACTGTCAGATTTCCTAAATTCTGAAAACTTGGAATCTAATGTACCGCTTATAAGGAGTAGTAAAAGCGTGGGTGTCAATGTAAGCGAGGTCATTTTCCAGATTGGAAGACAAATACTCCCATATTTGGGCATAAAAAATGGCAGTTGCTAGACCACCATAAATTAAATTTGTTTCCGGAGATAAAACAATTTCATCGCTCTCCTCCTCCTCTTCCTCGAAATCCGCAACTTCCGCCACAAGTAGCTTTTGAACTTCAAGTACAGAAGTATCCGCAAAAACAACAGGGGCCAATTCTTCCTCAAACTCACAGGGAAAGCTTTCGGAAGCTGCTAAATTTAAAATTGAAAAATAACGATCAACTTCAAAATTTGTATGGGCATAAATAGTGTTGAATCCATTTATTAAAAGGATACAGGGAAGTAGAATATATTTTTGTAATGCCCGATTCATACGGGAATCAAAACTAGAACTTGAATTTAACACTCACAAGTGGTAGTTGTTAAAATTAAAACGAGACACATTATTTTTATGAAAAACGAAGGCCTTTCATCTTGAAAATCAATTAATACTAATTTCAGATTCCAACTTTTAACAATTAATCATAATAATCTATCAAAAGCCTACTTATCCAATCCAATAACCCAAAAACAGTATTATCACTCTTTTTTCACTGCCCATTTTATTCCTTCTATAAGATGCTGACGTCCAAAATCAGTATTTAATGAACGTATATCGTGCCCCAACTCAGTATAGAAAAATCTTCCTCCGCCCCAAACCCTGGTCCATGCTATAGGATGATCTTTTCCCATGGCCACGCCTCCTCTAGTCTTGAAGTACTCCCTAACTGGTTCGTAAGTTGACTCGTCTACCCGGAGTAACACCTGAACACCCGGCATACCGGTAACAGACTGGGTATGGTTGGTCCAATCCGCCTCGTACCAAAACTCTTTGCCCATCCCCTTAACTGCAGGATGATCCATAGCTTTTGAATCGACCACCACTTTCGCTTTTAGGAATTCAGAATCACTATTAAAATCACAACCGCCCAATTCCATTATCCAGGGCCAATTTTCCTGATGCACCAACAATGCATGTAAACCAACAATTGCTCCTCCGTCTTTATACCATTCCTCTATGGCATTGCGTTGATCTTCATTGAAAACTTTGTCCAGTACATTTGCATTGTTAAACAGCAATACATCATAATAGCTCAGCTTTTCCTTGGATATATCATTTCCAGTTTCACTTACATCTATCTGCATATTGTGTTCGGCACCGAGCCTTACGATCCACCCATTTACAATGGGAATGTCAGGATGACGGAACCAACCTGTACCAGAAAAAAGTAAAACCTTTAATGTTGTTCCCTCTCCCATGGCATTGCGTTCATGCATTTTCTTTTGATGGTCAACATCAAAATGCTCTTGCGCAAACAATTGAAAGGTTGACAAAAAGATTAACCATAAAAAGATGGTTGAAACAATATGGGTTCTTTCGCTTTTCATAATTCTTTTGATGTAAGCAGATGTTTACTTAACATCTGTTTCAATAAAAATAAGTGTTTTAAATAAGATATTACTTATGATTTCTAAAGATAAAAATACTTCATTCATAGACCTTAAAACTGCTAAAAAAAAACAATACGGATATAGAAGATTTGCTATATTGGGAACTTTAACAACAATCAAGTACCAAAAATAACCTGCCATAAACTCAAACCGTACAACCTAATGTTTAAAATTAATCATAGCATAATTCTCAACACTTGTGCAATCCTTTTTTGCACCATCACTATCATAAGTTGCCAAACAACACCGAAAGAGGAGCTGCCCCCCAATATTGTATGGATCACTTCTGAGGATAATTCCAAACACTATCTAAAGCTTTTTGACGAGAATGGTATTGCCACCCCGAATATTGAATCCTTGGCAGAACATGGCCTGATATTTAATCGTGCATTTTCCAATGCCCCGGTCTGCAGTGTTGCTCGGTCCGCGATTATATCCGGTTGCTACGGACCGCGTATAGGAGCTCAATTTCATAGAAAGATCGCTACTGTCCCCATGCCCGATTCACTAAAAATGTTTCCTGCCTATCTAAGGGAGGCAGGTTATTACACTACCAATAATAGCAAGGAAGATTATAATATATACAAAACCGAAGGAGTTTGGGACGAGTCTTCAAAGAAGGCAAGTTGGAGAAACAGGGGTGAAAATCAACCTTTTTTCCATGTTTTTAATATTGGGGTCTCTCATGAATCCAGTATGCACTTTTCCGCCGAAGACATGGAAACCAACACTCCTGAAACGGATCAAAACTCTTTTGAAATTCAACCCAACCACCCCAATACTGATTTATTTAAATACACCAATGCCCTATACCGCGACAAAATTAGGGAAATGGACCGCCAGGTTGGGGAAATAATCAAGGAACTAAAGGAAGATGGCCGCTTGGATGATACCTTCATTTTTTACTATGGGGACCATGGAGGTGTACTACCGGGAAGCAAGGGTTACCTCTATGAAACGGGACTCCATGTTCCCATGGTAGTCCACGTTCCCGAAAAATACAAACACCTTGTAAATAGTCCTGTTGGCAGCTCCGTAAACGGTTTTGTAAGCTTTATTGATTTGGCACCAACAGTATTAAACCTTGCAGGCATTGATATCCCGAAAGAAATAGATGGAAAGGCCTTTTTAGGCAAGGATATAAATGCTGAAGAGTTAAACTCACGGGATGAGACCTATAGTTATGCAGATAGGTTCGACGAAAAATATGATATGGTAAGGGCCGTACGAAAAGGGAAGTATAAATATATTAGAAACTATCAGCCCTTTAATTTTGATGGCTTAATGAACAATTATCGTTACAAGCAATTGGCTTACCAAGAATGGCAGTCTTTGTATGACAAGGGAGAGCTCAACGAAATACAGTCGGCCTTTTTTGAAAACCGTTCGCCAGAAATGCTTTTTGATATTGATACCGACCCCTATGAAACCAAAAATCTGGCCAATGATCCAGAACATAAGGCTACACTATTGGACCTTCGAAACAGACTCAACACATGGTTAAAAGGAATGCCAGATCTTTCTTTCTACCCTGAACACCATCTGATCGGCGAGGCGTTTAACAACCCGGTGGCCTTTGGACAAAAACACAAAAAGGAAATTGAAAAATATATGGAAATTGCCGATCTAGGCCTTTTGAACTTTAGGGAGGCAGAAAACTCTTTAACCCAAGCCTTGGATTCATCCGATCCCTGGGAAAGATATTGGGCCATTATTGTCTGTAGTACATTTGGGGAACGGGCTATTGGTATGGAGGCAACAATAAAGGAAATCTCTACCATAGACTCGGAACTCATCAACAAGGTGCGTGCTGCCGAATTCCTGGGTATCGTAAAGAAATTGGACCCATCCTTGGTAATGACAAATGCTTTGTACGCTTCAGAAAAACCAAGTGAAGCCCTACTGATCTTAAATTCGATCGTGTTGATGACATCGAGCAATTACAACTATAATTTTGATATTGAGCGCGATAAGATGTCCAAAGTGGTTACCGAGGATCCTGAGGTTATGCGTAGATTGGAATTCCTAATCGTCCAATAGAAATATCAATTGATTTTGTTGACTTGGTTAAATTAATAAAAAAGAGGCATTATCACGGTTTTACAATATTTCCAAATGCCGCCAAAGGACAACTTACGGTAGTCATATACAAAGGATTTTGTGTGTGTCCTGAAGGATGAAAACATTCATAGGGAGCTCCGTATTCCGGGCCCTTTCTAAAATCGTTCTGACGTAGATCATCTATGTACTCCTTGGCCAATTGCTGGGCAAGTCTAAAATTGGTTTTGGCTATGGCATAACAAACCCATCCTGTGGGAGTGCCCCAATAGGCCCCATTCTGGTAAGTGTTTTTCTTTACCATTGAATATTCCCAGGCTGTGGAATCACTATAGTCATCCGTAGTCAAAATATGTCTAATATTGCCATTATAGGACAAGTGGCCATTTTCATAGGCTTGGGATAAGAATCGGCTTGTTTTTTCCGTTTCCTCTTGGCTCAAGATATCGTAATATAGGGCCAAGGCCGTAGACCATACGTCAGGCTGATTTCCTTTTCCTGTTGACGCTTTTAGCATACCCCTT is from Arenibacter algicola and encodes:
- a CDS encoding ThuA domain-containing protein; protein product: MKSERTHIVSTIFLWLIFLSTFQLFAQEHFDVDHQKKMHERNAMGEGTTLKVLLFSGTGWFRHPDIPIVNGWIVRLGAEHNMQIDVSETGNDISKEKLSYYDVLLFNNANVLDKVFNEDQRNAIEEWYKDGGAIVGLHALLVHQENWPWIMELGGCDFNSDSEFLKAKVVVDSKAMDHPAVKGMGKEFWYEADWTNHTQSVTGMPGVQVLLRVDESTYEPVREYFKTRGGVAMGKDHPIAWTRVWGGGRFFYTELGHDIRSLNTDFGRQHLIEGIKWAVKKE
- a CDS encoding sulfatase family protein; translated protein: MFKINHSIILNTCAILFCTITIISCQTTPKEELPPNIVWITSEDNSKHYLKLFDENGIATPNIESLAEHGLIFNRAFSNAPVCSVARSAIISGCYGPRIGAQFHRKIATVPMPDSLKMFPAYLREAGYYTTNNSKEDYNIYKTEGVWDESSKKASWRNRGENQPFFHVFNIGVSHESSMHFSAEDMETNTPETDQNSFEIQPNHPNTDLFKYTNALYRDKIREMDRQVGEIIKELKEDGRLDDTFIFYYGDHGGVLPGSKGYLYETGLHVPMVVHVPEKYKHLVNSPVGSSVNGFVSFIDLAPTVLNLAGIDIPKEIDGKAFLGKDINAEELNSRDETYSYADRFDEKYDMVRAVRKGKYKYIRNYQPFNFDGLMNNYRYKQLAYQEWQSLYDKGELNEIQSAFFENRSPEMLFDIDTDPYETKNLANDPEHKATLLDLRNRLNTWLKGMPDLSFYPEHHLIGEAFNNPVAFGQKHKKEIEKYMEIADLGLLNFREAENSLTQALDSSDPWERYWAIIVCSTFGERAIGMEATIKEISTIDSELINKVRAAEFLGIVKKLDPSLVMTNALYASEKPSEALLILNSIVLMTSSNYNYNFDIERDKMSKVVTEDPEVMRRLEFLIVQ